One region of Aminobacterium colombiense DSM 12261 genomic DNA includes:
- a CDS encoding phage late control D family protein — MKSRRTAVSLLYEGTDISADISAFLLSITYTDNAHGKADDITIILQDKKELWRGGWMPQKGATINVSFKTKNWRAVGDEKILPCGSFSIDEITLSGPPGVVEIKAISIPGKSSLQNEKKNRSWENISLSGIAGDIAKNNRVELLYDAVDSLYERRDQRDESDLAFLQRLCEEAGCLLKVTDEKVVIFEEQAYEQKDAALVIKSELSYVERYSFSSSLVDIFAKCTVKYYDSVKKEEQTYTYTVPDAEEGQTLVINKRVESLAEAMDLAQKELRKKNKKQATSSITLGGDPRIVAGINVEFSGWGHFDGKYFIDKAVHSYQQGGYLTALEAHRVLEGY, encoded by the coding sequence ATGAAGAGTCGACGGACAGCGGTTTCCCTATTATACGAAGGTACTGATATTAGCGCAGACATTTCTGCCTTCCTTCTCTCAATTACATATACGGACAATGCGCATGGAAAAGCTGACGATATAACAATTATCCTACAAGATAAAAAGGAGCTTTGGAGAGGAGGGTGGATGCCTCAAAAAGGAGCAACTATTAATGTATCTTTTAAGACAAAAAATTGGAGAGCCGTTGGTGATGAAAAGATACTTCCTTGCGGCTCTTTTTCTATTGATGAGATTACATTATCTGGTCCACCTGGGGTTGTTGAAATAAAAGCTATTTCAATTCCTGGGAAAAGTTCATTGCAAAATGAGAAGAAAAATCGATCATGGGAAAACATTTCTCTTTCAGGCATTGCTGGAGATATCGCTAAAAATAATAGGGTTGAGCTTTTATACGATGCAGTTGATTCTTTATATGAGAGACGCGATCAGCGAGATGAATCTGACCTAGCTTTTCTTCAGAGACTTTGCGAAGAAGCCGGATGTTTATTAAAGGTAACAGATGAGAAAGTGGTTATTTTCGAAGAGCAGGCATATGAGCAAAAAGACGCGGCTCTAGTTATTAAAAGCGAACTTAGCTATGTAGAGCGTTACTCCTTTTCATCGAGTTTAGTCGATATTTTCGCTAAATGTACTGTGAAATACTATGACTCTGTAAAGAAAGAAGAACAAACTTATACATACACCGTTCCAGATGCTGAAGAAGGCCAGACGCTGGTGATAAATAAGCGTGTCGAATCTTTAGCCGAGGCTATGGATTTGGCACAAAAAGAGCTTAGGAAAAAAAATAAAAAGCAGGCAACGAGCAGTATTACGTTAGGTGGAGATCCGCGCATTGTCGCAGGTATCAATGTTGAATTTAGTGGCTGGGGGCATTTCGACGGTAAATATTTTATTGACAAAGCAGTGCATTCATATCAACAGGGAGGCTATTTAACTGCTTTGGAAGCTCACCGGGTGTTGGAGGGGTACTAA
- a CDS encoding tail protein X: MSKYKTVQGDTWDLIALKTCGDEHFMSDIIEANPQHRETVFFSEGVDIKIPDVSKKYRLPDSMPPWKRKRLL, translated from the coding sequence ATGTCTAAATACAAGACGGTTCAGGGTGACACATGGGACCTCATTGCCTTAAAGACATGTGGGGACGAGCATTTTATGTCAGATATTATCGAAGCTAATCCCCAACATAGAGAAACAGTTTTTTTTAGTGAGGGGGTAGATATCAAAATACCTGACGTCAGTAAAAAATACAGGTTGCCAGACTCTATGCCTCCTTGGAAAAGGAAGAGACTTTTATGA